One genomic region from Cardiocondyla obscurior isolate alpha-2009 linkage group LG01, Cobs3.1, whole genome shotgun sequence encodes:
- the Ampdeam gene encoding AMP deaminase 2 isoform X3: MKTIDIVEMGNENEILAVYKRNSITEWLQKTGQVTEYVNNGSESPVFGGIEGAGSVAGGSSSLRLASHELPNEISAPYEVPQFPIEQIEKKLLIQRQLTVKAAKDLEERRSHYEPSLHPGIPDDIDHSFKIEENDFVPHFQRVSISGEDTSGVPLEDLQRASKMLVQALAIREKYMNNSKQTFPTITSRFLRSIDKRPLTLDDEVHHDDRKAIEGNELLDSVKEIRSTQSDAEIDALIKDDSRTDHPVHAPASRGDPWECEFPPSKNYKIVPVNGVFNLFANDEDLANNKPLPYSYPDLAAFVQDMNLLCAMIADGPLKSFCYRRLSYLSSKYQLHVLLNELRELASQKAVPHRDFYNIRKVDTHIHAASCMNQKHLLRFIKKTLKNHADEVVTCSKTGETMTLREVFQSMNLTTYDLSVDMLDVHADRNTFHRFDKFNAKYNPIGESRLREVFLKTDNYLNGTYFARIIKEVASDLEESKYQNAELRLSIYGKGPEEWDKLAKWAIQSDVYSDNVRWLIQIPRLYDIFKLNKLMTNFQEIINNIFLPLFEVTNDPNSHPELHKFLQYVIGFDSVDDESKPENPLFDKDVCPPAEWDDIENPPYGYYQYYTYANMTVLNHFRAEQGFNTFVLRPHCGEAGPIQHLVCGYMMAENISHGLLLRKVPVLQYLYYLAQIGIAMSPLSNNSLFLNYHRNPLPEYLARGLCISLSTDDPLQFHFTKEPLMEEYSIAAQVWKLSSCDMCELARNSVLMSGFPHKSKQYWLGPNYTKEGVAGNDITRTNVPDIRVAYRYETLVDELSNIFKVVEKPESLPF; the protein is encoded by the exons ATGAAAACAATTGACATTGTCGAAATGGGAAATGAGAATGAAATTCTCGCTGTGTACAAGCGCAATTCCATTACCGAGTGGTTGCAGAAAACTGGACAAGTCACGGAATATGTAAATAATG gcaGCGAAAGTCCAGTCTTTGGTGGTATTGAAGGTGCTGGTAGCGTTGCAGGCGGTAGCAGCAGTTTAAGACTCGCATCTCACGAATTGCCCAATGAGATTTCAGCACCTTACGAAGTGCCTCAATTTCCGATCGAGCAGATTGAGAAAAAACTTCTGATCCAACGACAATTGACTGTCAA AGCAGCGAAGGATCTTGAAGAACGTCGCAGTCATTACGAACCTTCGCTCCATCCAGGAATTCCTGATGACATCGATCATAGTTTTAAGATCGAAGAAAATGATTTCGTACCTCATTTCCAACGGGTCTCCATATCCGGCGAAGATACTTCCGGA GTACCTTTGGAAGATCTTCAAAGAGCCTCAAAGATGTTGGTGCAGGCATTGGCAATACGCGAGAAATACATGAACAATTCTAAGCAGACCTTCCCGACTATTACATCTAGATTTCTGCGCAGTATCGATAAAAGACCACTTACCTTGGACGACGAAGTTCATCACGATGATCGCAAGGCCATCGAAG GGAATGAGCTGCTGGATAGTGTGAAAGAAATCAGGAGCACTCAATCCGACGCGGAGATCGACGCGCTGATCAAAGACGACTCTCGGACAG aTCACCCAGTGCATGCTCCTGCTTCCCGGGGCGATCCATGGGAATGTGAATTTCCACCgtcaaaaaattacaagatcGTGCCGGTCAACGGCGTGTTCAACCTGTTCGCTAATGACGAGGATCTGGCTAACAACAAGCCGCTCCCGTATTCGTATCCGGACTTGGCGGCCTTCGTCCAAGACATGAATCTCTTGTGCGCCATGATCGCCGACGGACCTTTGAAATCTTTCTGCTACCGACGATTAAGTTATCTCTCCTCCAAATATCAATTACATGTACTACTAAACGAGCTCAGAGAATTGGCAAGTCAAAAAGCTGTGCCGCACAGAGACTTCTACAATATTAGGAAG GTTGACACTCACATACACGCGGCATCGTGCATGAATCAAAAGCACTTGCTTAGATTTATCAAGAAAACGTTGAAGAATCACGCCGACGAAGTGGTCACTTGTTCCAAAACCGGTGAAACTATGACACTTCGCGAAGTTTTTCAATCCATGAATCTTACGACTTACGATCTAAGCGTCGACATGCTAGACGTACATGCA GACAGAAACACGTTTCATAGATTCGACAAATTTAACGCAAAATACAATCCTATCGGCGAGAGTCGTTTGCGTGAAGTCTTTCTTAAAACTGATAATTATCTGAACGGCACATATTTTGCACGAATAATTAAGGAAGTGGCAAGCGATCTTGAGGAATCTAAATATCAAAACGCGGAATTGCGTCTTTCGATCTATGGCAAGGGTCCAGAAGAATGGGATAAGCTAGCTAAATGGGCAATTCAAAGCGACGTTTATTCGGATAACGTACGCTGGCTTATACAAATTCCTAGATTATa CGATATATTTAAGCTGAACAAACTCATGACAAATTTTCAAGAGATTATCAACAACATCTTCCTGCCGCTCTTTGAAGTAACCAACGATCCCAATTCTCACCCAGAGCTGCATAAATTTCTTCAATAT GTAATAGGTTTTGATTCCGTGGATGATGAAAGTAAACCGGAGAATCCTCTTTTTGATAAAGACGTTTGTCCACCTGCAGAATGGGACGATATAGAAAACCCGCCGTATGGATATTATCAGTACTACACTTATGCAAATATGACAGTCCTCAATCATTTTAGAGC agaacAAGGTTTTAATACATTTGTCTTGAGACCTCATTGCGGCGAAGCAGGGCCTATTCAACATCTCGTATGTGGTTACATGATGgcagaaaatatttcgcatgGTTTACTGCTAAGAAAAGTGCCCGTACTTCAATATTTGTATTACCTGGCGCAAATTGGAATTGCAATGTCGCCGCTCAGTAACAACTCTCTTTTCTTGAACTATCACCGTAATCCACTTCCAGAATATCTTGCTAGAGGGTTATGTATAAGCCTGTCCACGGACGATCCTCTCCAGTTTCATTTTACCAAA gAACCTTTGATGGAGGAATATAGTATTGCTGCCCAAGTATGGAAACTTAGTTCGTGTGACATGTGCGAGCTGGCACGCAATTCAGTTCTTATGAGTGGCTTTCCACATAAA agtaaaCAGTACTGGCTTGGACCTAATTATACGAAAGAAGGAGTTGCTGGTAATGATATCACTCGAACTAATGTACCGGATATACGAGTGGCCTATAGATATGAAACCTTGGTTGACGAACTGTCTAATATCTTCAAGGTTGTGGAAAAACCCGAATCACTTCCATTTTAA
- the Ampdeam gene encoding AMP deaminase 2 isoform X6 has product MFAGANESKRWTRDNRILLRAAKDLEERRSHYEPSLHPGIPDDIDHSFKIEENDFVPHFQRVSISGEDTSGVPLEDLQRASKMLVQALAIREKYMNNSKQTFPTITSRFLRSIDKRPLTLDDEVHHDDRKAIEGNELLDSVKEIRSTQSDAEIDALIKDDSRTDHPVHAPASRGDPWECEFPPSKNYKIVPVNGVFNLFANDEDLANNKPLPYSYPDLAAFVQDMNLLCAMIADGPLKSFCYRRLSYLSSKYQLHVLLNELRELASQKAVPHRDFYNIRKVDTHIHAASCMNQKHLLRFIKKTLKNHADEVVTCSKTGETMTLREVFQSMNLTTYDLSVDMLDVHADRNTFHRFDKFNAKYNPIGESRLREVFLKTDNYLNGTYFARIIKEVASDLEESKYQNAELRLSIYGKGPEEWDKLAKWAIQSDVYSDNVRWLIQIPRLYDIFKLNKLMTNFQEIINNIFLPLFEVTNDPNSHPELHKFLQYVIGFDSVDDESKPENPLFDKDVCPPAEWDDIENPPYGYYQYYTYANMTVLNHFRAEQGFNTFVLRPHCGEAGPIQHLVCGYMMAENISHGLLLRKVPVLQYLYYLAQIGIAMSPLSNNSLFLNYHRNPLPEYLARGLCISLSTDDPLQFHFTKEPLMEEYSIAAQVWKLSSCDMCELARNSVLMSGFPHKSKQYWLGPNYTKEGVAGNDITRTNVPDIRVAYRYETLVDELSNIFKVVEKPESLPF; this is encoded by the exons ATGTTCGCCGGCGCAAACGAGTCGAAACGATGGACGAGGGATAATAGGATTCTTCTGAG AGCAGCGAAGGATCTTGAAGAACGTCGCAGTCATTACGAACCTTCGCTCCATCCAGGAATTCCTGATGACATCGATCATAGTTTTAAGATCGAAGAAAATGATTTCGTACCTCATTTCCAACGGGTCTCCATATCCGGCGAAGATACTTCCGGA GTACCTTTGGAAGATCTTCAAAGAGCCTCAAAGATGTTGGTGCAGGCATTGGCAATACGCGAGAAATACATGAACAATTCTAAGCAGACCTTCCCGACTATTACATCTAGATTTCTGCGCAGTATCGATAAAAGACCACTTACCTTGGACGACGAAGTTCATCACGATGATCGCAAGGCCATCGAAG GGAATGAGCTGCTGGATAGTGTGAAAGAAATCAGGAGCACTCAATCCGACGCGGAGATCGACGCGCTGATCAAAGACGACTCTCGGACAG aTCACCCAGTGCATGCTCCTGCTTCCCGGGGCGATCCATGGGAATGTGAATTTCCACCgtcaaaaaattacaagatcGTGCCGGTCAACGGCGTGTTCAACCTGTTCGCTAATGACGAGGATCTGGCTAACAACAAGCCGCTCCCGTATTCGTATCCGGACTTGGCGGCCTTCGTCCAAGACATGAATCTCTTGTGCGCCATGATCGCCGACGGACCTTTGAAATCTTTCTGCTACCGACGATTAAGTTATCTCTCCTCCAAATATCAATTACATGTACTACTAAACGAGCTCAGAGAATTGGCAAGTCAAAAAGCTGTGCCGCACAGAGACTTCTACAATATTAGGAAG GTTGACACTCACATACACGCGGCATCGTGCATGAATCAAAAGCACTTGCTTAGATTTATCAAGAAAACGTTGAAGAATCACGCCGACGAAGTGGTCACTTGTTCCAAAACCGGTGAAACTATGACACTTCGCGAAGTTTTTCAATCCATGAATCTTACGACTTACGATCTAAGCGTCGACATGCTAGACGTACATGCA GACAGAAACACGTTTCATAGATTCGACAAATTTAACGCAAAATACAATCCTATCGGCGAGAGTCGTTTGCGTGAAGTCTTTCTTAAAACTGATAATTATCTGAACGGCACATATTTTGCACGAATAATTAAGGAAGTGGCAAGCGATCTTGAGGAATCTAAATATCAAAACGCGGAATTGCGTCTTTCGATCTATGGCAAGGGTCCAGAAGAATGGGATAAGCTAGCTAAATGGGCAATTCAAAGCGACGTTTATTCGGATAACGTACGCTGGCTTATACAAATTCCTAGATTATa CGATATATTTAAGCTGAACAAACTCATGACAAATTTTCAAGAGATTATCAACAACATCTTCCTGCCGCTCTTTGAAGTAACCAACGATCCCAATTCTCACCCAGAGCTGCATAAATTTCTTCAATAT GTAATAGGTTTTGATTCCGTGGATGATGAAAGTAAACCGGAGAATCCTCTTTTTGATAAAGACGTTTGTCCACCTGCAGAATGGGACGATATAGAAAACCCGCCGTATGGATATTATCAGTACTACACTTATGCAAATATGACAGTCCTCAATCATTTTAGAGC agaacAAGGTTTTAATACATTTGTCTTGAGACCTCATTGCGGCGAAGCAGGGCCTATTCAACATCTCGTATGTGGTTACATGATGgcagaaaatatttcgcatgGTTTACTGCTAAGAAAAGTGCCCGTACTTCAATATTTGTATTACCTGGCGCAAATTGGAATTGCAATGTCGCCGCTCAGTAACAACTCTCTTTTCTTGAACTATCACCGTAATCCACTTCCAGAATATCTTGCTAGAGGGTTATGTATAAGCCTGTCCACGGACGATCCTCTCCAGTTTCATTTTACCAAA gAACCTTTGATGGAGGAATATAGTATTGCTGCCCAAGTATGGAAACTTAGTTCGTGTGACATGTGCGAGCTGGCACGCAATTCAGTTCTTATGAGTGGCTTTCCACATAAA agtaaaCAGTACTGGCTTGGACCTAATTATACGAAAGAAGGAGTTGCTGGTAATGATATCACTCGAACTAATGTACCGGATATACGAGTGGCCTATAGATATGAAACCTTGGTTGACGAACTGTCTAATATCTTCAAGGTTGTGGAAAAACCCGAATCACTTCCATTTTAA